In Nerophis lumbriciformis linkage group LG01, RoL_Nlum_v2.1, whole genome shotgun sequence, the genomic stretch CATACAAAGAATGCCGAGTCCCACAGACAAGACAGGTGTACAGCGTATATTGGGCGTGGTCAACTATATTGGCAAGTTCATCCCAAACCTTGCTGTGAAAACATCCTGCATTCGTGAACTCCTTCACAATGACACAGAGTTCAAGTGGACGTCCAGGCACGAGAATGAGTGGCAGAGACTGAAGGAAACACTCACTACTGCACCTGTGCTGACGTTCTTCGACcctacaaagaaaacaaaggtgTCAACAGATGCTTCAAAAGATGGACTGGGTGGAGTTTTACTACAGGCTGATGATGAACACTGGAAACCAGTAGCCTATGCATCACGATCCATGACACAGGCTGAATGTAGGTATGCTCAAATAGAAAAGGAATGTCTAGGGTTAGCATATGGCCTGCAGAGCTTCCACAACTATGTTTATGGTCTCCCTACCTTCACTGTAGAAACAGACCATCGCCCACTAGTTTCCATCAtcaagaaaaacttgaatgacATGACACCACGAATACAACGTTTCATGATGAAGATGCAGCCATATGATTTTCAGCTCATCTACACACCTGGAAAGCACTTGATACTGGCTGATGCACTCTCAAGAGCACCCATGAAAAACAGCGTCAGTGCTACTGAAGAGGATGTACAAAACCATGTGAATATGGTGTCAGCTACACTTCCAGTGTCAGacataaaatcacaacaaatCGCTGAGGAAACGGCAAAAGATGAAGAGTTGCAGCGTGTTATTACCAACATGCAGAATGGATGGCCTCCACGTTCCAGCCCACGGTTCTTCCATGTTAGAGGTGAACTAAGTGTTGTGGATGGACTTTTACTGAAGCGAAACCGAATAGTCATTCCACAAACATTGAGGCAGGATATACTACAAAGAATCCATGAAGGTCATCTAGGGATTGAAAAGTGCAAGAGACGAGCACGCGACACTGTATACTGGCCTGGAATCAACAAAGACATTGACAACATGATTGGCAGATGTtcaacatgtcaaaaatacagaaacaaacaaaccaaagaaccCATGATATTGCCTGAAGTTCTTACTGCACCATGGCAGAAAGTGGGAATGGACTTGTTTTATTTGAAGGGCAAAGAGTATGTTGTTGTAATTGACTACTATTCTAATTTCCCTGAAATGGCTTTGCTATCAAGCACATCATCAAACTGTGTGATCACGCATGTCAAATCTATATTTGCTAGACATGGTATACCGCATACTGTGGTGAGTGACAATGGACCATGTTTCAACAGTAAAGAGTGGCAGCAATTTGCAAAACACTATGATTTCAGACACGTGACGTCAAGCCCTCTGTACGCACAGTCAAATGGAAAGGCTGAGAAAGGAGTACATATTCTCAAACAACTTTTGAAGAAAGCAGTGGATAGTAACTCTGATCCATACCTAGCACTACTTAGCTACAGAGCAACACCTCTTGAGTGTGGCTTGTCACCCTCTGAACTACTGATGAACAGAAAGCTTCGTACTACGCTACCAAGTATGTCTACACCAACGCAGAGTCAAAAAGTACAACGGAAGCTAAAGCAACAAAAGCTAAAGCAGAAGTCGTTTTATGACAAAGCAGCCAAATCGCTCCCACTACTATCACCAAGTGACACAGTGAGAATTGAAGGTCCTGATGGTTGGAAAACCAAAGCTACTGTTCTTCAAGAAACATCACCACGATCATATACTGTGAGGAGTGAAGAAGGACAGATACTACGTCGCAATCGTCGCAGTTTGCTGAGGGTTCCAGAGACTGTTCCAAACCAAGAAACAGCcgagtccgaggtttcatctacaccgactgtttcaaaccaagcaacagctgagtccgaggtttcatctacactaactgACTGTGAAACAATGCCAATGCAGCACATGAATGAAGATGTGACTGACGATCCTGAACCTGTGTTGAGAAGATCTACAAGGCAGATCAAGAAACCTGTGAATGATGACTACGTGTATTATTGAACTCGTATAATATCAAACTGATTGACAAGCTAAAGAGTtcatgttttttaaaatattttaaatgttttgtaataCTGTGGTGCATGGATAGTTTTTGAAAAGATTGCATATTCATGTGGTCAAGATAGAAAAACAagttatttgtttaatacaaacattgtattagcaaTGGGTGCTTAGTTTAGAAAGGGGgatgtaatgatagtgtttgaccacatggtggtagtaagagtctacaaatgactaggaaccaatatatagtatgtgtcaggtaggactcttgagagaggtacacaccttgtacgcacgagtgttgaagaagcgtttgtaatatgtgatcgtgattaaaagacagttctgcaagtcatccaacgatgtgttatttaaaacaataacataacaatatatatatatatatatatatatatatatatatattcctgacACTGTAAAGTAAAAGCATGGATATTTTGGTACTCGTGTGCTTGTCTAAAATGTATTTGTTGCCCTACACAGAAATGATTTTTGACACGACCAAACGAGTAAACTCTACGCACATATCACACGAAAGTGGAGGCAAACAAGTATTTGATCACGCATGACACAACACTATCTTACAGTATTTTTCGAATCTGCGGCAGTCTTTAAAATGACTACTTCCGGTTTGGTCtggggttttttgttttgttgtttttttgttaaatgCTCTTCTTCATTTTCCATGTCCAAAATAATTCATGTGTTGGGTTCCAAATACATTTTAGACCGAATCACAGGCAAACGGGTACCATTGTAATTATCCcatcttttactttgaaaaacaaaaaacttccGGTGTCTGCAAATGAAAAAACATCCGTTTTGGTCTGTTTTTTTCGTTTCTCTTGACTGGggatttattttttcaatcattttaaatGAAAATCACACCGGTTTTAAATGCAGTTATTGATCTTTCACAACAAACAAGAACAACAAtgggttttttggttgtttttttttgcatttaaaaaaaatgcacctggggataggttgattggcaacactaaattggcccgagtgtgtgaatgtgagtgtgaatgttgtctgtctatctgtgttggccctgcgttgaggtggcgattggtccagggtgtgccccgccttccgcccgattgtagctgagataggctccatgcagcgccccccgcaacaccgaagggaataagcggtagaaaaaatggatggatggatggattttaaaatcaaattaaaatgaACCAGTCGATATGGTGTTTCTGCTATCCATTGacgaaaaataaatcaaatgaccAAATGACCATACACTGATCGTCTCAAGTTCATTTTCCAATACAAAAACTAATATTGTTCTTTTTTCGTGTCAAAGAGCAATGACTAGGTCTAAAAACGATTTCATTTAGATTTTAGATTTCATACAACAAAAATAGACCAAATGATGATAGCATAATATATTCTTAAgttcatatatataaacacaagatacaaaaaCACATTATTTGTTCCGGCAGGCCAAACCGcgacattgtttacaccagcttCCGGTTCCGgtgataaaaaacaaaacaaacatctgCTTTGGTCTGTTTTTGTAAAGCGGTAACCTAAAATTTTGCTATATCAAGTCTAAAATGAAAACCGAGTCGTTCTTTAAGGTGTAATTATTTATATTCGGcactgaaaaaaaattatttttttcgattatagTTTTctgtatattaaaataaaattaaaataattaaacaacAGGCACACGGGTATTATAGTAATTATCccatgttttactttgaaaatacaaACCTTCGGTGTCTGCACATGAAACATCCGTTTTGGTCTCTTTTTCGTTTCTGTTAACTGgggattttccatccatccatccagttttTACCGCCCGTCCCTTACGGGGTGGCGGGGCGTGCTGgagcatctcagctgcattttattttttcttatgtgaaatataaaatgaaaatcaCACCAGTTTTAAATGCAGTTATTGATATTCGACAAAACAAAAGAAGAACgttgtttctttatttttttgcattttaaaattaaattaaattaaaccagTTGCTATGGTGTTTCTGCTATCCATTGACGAAAAGGAAATCAAATGACCAAACCTTGCACTGATCGTCTCAAGTTGATTTTccaatacaaaaacaaatatcgTTCTTTTTTTCGTATCAAATGGCAATAACTACAAAACGAGAAACGATTTTTAGATttcatacaacaaaaataaaactcaCTGGACGAAAAATACTGACCAAAAAAGTAATATTGCGGAACCGGAAGTGGTTAGAGACATGGCCACcttttataaaaaaacaacaaaaaaaacaatgtggcGTTGTATTCTCCGTCAGAAAGACCAAATGATGGTAGAATAATATAttcttaattttttatatacaaacACAGGATACCACAACACATTATTTGTTCCGACAGGCCGAaccgcgaaaaaaaaaaaaaaaaatatatatatatatatatatatatatatatatatacacacacacacacacacaggtaaaagccagtaaattagaatattttgaaaaacttgatttatttcagtaattgcattcaaaaggtgtaacttgtacattatatttattcattgcacacagactgatgcattcaaatgtttatttcatttaattttgatgatttgaagtggcaacaaatgaaaatccaaaattccgtgtgtcacaaaattagaatattacttaaggctaatacaaaaaagggatttttagaaatgttggccaactgaaaagtatgaaaatgaaaaatatgagcatgtacaatactcaatacttggttggagctccttttgcctcaattactgcgttaatgcggcgtggcatggagtcgatgagtttctggcactgctcaggtgttatgagagcccaggttgctctgatagtggccttcaactcttctgcgtttttgggtctggcattctgcatctaccttttcacaataccccacagattttctatggggctcaggtcaggggagttggcgggccaatttagaacagaaataccatggtccgtaaaccaggcacgggtagattttgcgctgtgtgcaggcgccaagtcctgttggaacttgaaatctccatctccatagagcaggtcagcagcaggaagcatgaagtgctctaaaacttgctggtagacggctgcgttgaccctggatctcaggaaacagagtggaccgacaccagcagatgacatggcaccccaaaccatcactgatggtggaaactttacactagacttcaggcaacgtggatcctgtgcctctcctgtcttcctccagactctgggacctcgatttccaaaggaaatgcaaaatttgcatggttgggtgatggtttggggtgccatgtcatctgctggtgtcggtccactctgtttcctgagatccagggtcaacgcagccgtctaccagcaagttttagagcacttcatgcttcctgctgctgacctgctctatggagatggagatttcaagttccaacaggacttagcgcctgcacacagcgcaaaatctacccgtgcctggtttacggaccatggtatttctgttctaaattggcccgccaactcccctgaccttagccccatagaaaatctgtggggtattgtgaaaaggaagatgcagaatgccagacccaaaaacgcagaagagttgaaggccactatcagagcaacctgggctctcataacacctgagcagtgccagaaactcatcgactccatgccacgccgcattaacgcagtaattgaggcaaaaggagctccaaccaagtattgagtattgtacatgctcatatttttcattttcatacttttcagttggccaacatttctaaaaatcccttttttgtattagccttaagtaatattctaattttgtgacacacggaagtttggattttcatttgttgccacttcaaatcatcaaaattaaatgaaataaacatttgaatgcatcagtctgtgtgcaatgaataaatataatgtacaagttacaccttttgaatgcaattactgaaataaatcaagtttttcaaaatattctaatttactggcttttacctgtatatgcgctTTGGTCTGTTTTTGCTAGGAGATAACCTAAACTTTTGTTATATCAAGTCTAAAATGAAAACCGAGTCGTTCTTTAAAGTGTAATTATTTCTATTCGGTActgaaaaataagtttttttgttttttttccaattatagttttctgtatttcaaaataaaattcaaataactcaaatcgggtttttttttaattcccctcCATGAAGCGAAATTTCAGTGACCTTAGACTTTGTCAGTTATCTTAATTTATCACTGCAAATGTAAACATAATACCTGAAAACTGCACCATCatgcatttatttatataataaaaagGTGAAAATGATAGCAACAGCTGGGACATGTTGTCCTCGATATGTGCAGGTTAGTAACGTTGAAGTGGAATAATGCATTTGTATGTCAAGTAAAAGCTAAGCATATTAGACACAAATAACAAGCGAAatcacttgaggcagtttaatgacGGCAAAAAAAAACCGTAATGTATTTAATCATTTTCGAAAACAAAACTTATTTCCCAGCAGCTTTTTGAAAACTAACGGACAAGTCAAGCACATCTTAAATCCAACTTTGGTTCGGTGACTAAACCACATTTATTTGTCTAACCCAGGGGTCCTTTTCTACCGAGGGCCGCTCTTTGAGAAATGAACAAAGGCCAGGACATCAATTGTGGCACATAACGTTCCACGCAGGAGTGTCCCCATACAACTTTTTACAATTCCGATACGATATTCGGAGCCGTGAGGATTGGCCGATATATTAATCCAGTCAGCACAAATCATagtaaatacttttattttgttagaaaATGagcgatcaagtgaaattactcagaacaATAGTAGGTCTGAAAaaatgcaaacattacaaaaaaaggcTATTTAAATTTGAGGTGGTAatttggtgacacctagtggtcataATAATTTATTAACACAAtttttatttgatacttgtttgtattgacaaatgtgctgttttacactacaatattgttcaattattatcacgcatgtctagcttgtgtgcttatctgttgtgtttgtaaattactttagtaaaatacaataaattgtgTGCttatcacaaaagtaaacacgctgcaggactgcttgtatcgcacgtgatcacacacacaagtaagcacgctgcaggactgcttgtatcgcacgtgatatcacacacaagcacgctgcaggactgcttgtatcgcacgtgatatcacacacaagtaagcaagctgcaggattgcttgtatcgcacgtgattatcacacacaagtaagcaagctgcaggactgcttgtatcgcacgtgattatcacacacaagtaagcacgctgcaggactgcttgtattgcatgtgatatcacacacacacacacacaagtaaacaagctgcaggaatgCTTATATCGtatgtgatatcacacacaagtaagcacgctgtaagactgcttgtatcgcacatgatatcacacacacgagtaaacaagctgcaggactgcttgtatcgcacgtgatatcacacacaagtaagcacgctgcagggctgcttgtatcgtacatgatatcacacacacgtaagcacgctgcaggactgcttgtattgcatgtgatatcacacacacacacaagtaaacaagctgcaggactgcttatattgtATGTgagatcacacacaagtaagcacgctgtaagactgcttgtatcgcacgtgatatcacacacacgagtaaacaagctgcaggactgcttgtatcacacgtgatatcacacacacaagtaagcacggtGCAtggctgcttgtatcgtacatgatatcacacacacgtaagcacgctgcaggactgcttgtaatgcatgtgatatcacacacaagtaaacacgctgcaggactgcttgtatcgcatgcgATATCTcacaagtaagcacgctgcaggactgtttgtatcgcacacaagtaagcacactaaaggactgcttatatcgcacgtgatatcacacacaactaagCACGTTGtaggaccgcttgtattgcatgtgatatcacacacacacacaagtaagcatgctgcaggactgcttgtatcgcacgtgatatcacacacacaagtaaacaagctgcaggactgcttgtatcgcacgtgatatcacacacaagtaagcacgctgcagagctgcttgtatcgcacattatatcacacacacgtgAGCACGCTaccggactgcttgtatcgcatgtgatatcacacacaagtaaacacgctgcaggactgcttgtatcgcatgcgATATCTcacaagtaagcacgctgcaggactgtttgtatcgcacacaagtaagcacactaaaggactgcttatatcgcacgtgatatcacacacaactaagCACGTTGtaggaccgcttgtattgcacgtgatatcacacacacacacacacacacccacacacacaagtaagcatgctgcaggactgcttgtatcgcacgtgatatcacacacacaagtaaataaatgataaatgggttgtacttgtatagcgcttttctaccttcaaggtactcaaagcgctttgacactacttccacatttacccattcacacacacattcacacactgatggagggagctgccatgcaaggcgctaccagcacccatcaggagcaagggtgaagtgtcttgctcaggacacaacggacatgacgaggttggtactaggtggggattgaaccagggaccctcgggtcgcgcacggccactcttccactgcaccacgccgtcaaacaagctgcaggactgcttgtatcgcacgtgatatcacacacaagtaagcacgctgcacggctgcttgtatcgcacatatcacacacacacacacgtgagcacgctacaggactgcttgtatcgcatgcgATATCTCACAAGTAAgcattctgcaggactgcttgcatcgcacatgatatcacacacaagtaagcacgctgcagggcttcttgtatcgcacatgatatcacacacaagtaagcacgctgcaggactgcttgtatcgcacacaagtaagcacgctgcaggactgctggcattgcacatgatatcacacgagtaagcacgccgcaggactgcttgtatcgcacattttcCATGCAAGCCGATACCGTCAGATATTAGTTTTTTGCTGCTATCAAACCAATATCCACATTGTATCGGACCACACCAGAACAGGAGTCCCCGAAGGAGTCCCTCAGGCTTCGCCGGCTTGATGTTTGTACCCCACCATGACGACGCcgtcctcctcctcgtcctcgtccTCATCCCCCCGGGCTCGCAGGTGCTCCTGACAATGCTCCAGGAAGGAGTCGAGCGCAGAGAAGCCCTCCCGGCAAGGCAGGCAGTGGTAGGAGCGCTTTCTCCTGGACGGCGCCCGCTTGAAGGCGTGCAACTCCTGCGCGCACACGCTGCACTCCCTGCTGGCCTGGGAGGAGTCGTGCAGCTGGGCGTGCTCCCTCAGCTGCGACTGCAGCGGGAAGACTTTGGTGCATGAGGAGCAGGGGAAGTCAAGCCGCGGCTCCTCCGCCTTCGAAGGCCTCCCGGGTAGGCCGGTCTTCGCCCGATGGTTCGGAGTGTGTTCGGTTAAGTGGGCCTCTTTGGCCTTGCCTTTGTGCGCGGCGCCGACACACGAGGTGGCCGTGTAGTGAGCGTCCAGAGACAGATGGTGGAGGAAGAGCTTGCCGCAGACTCGGCACGGGTAAGATTTCTTCTGCCTGCGCTGCAGCGTCGTCGTCGTCTCGCTGGGGGACTTTCCCTTCGTGCGCGCTTTCATAGTTTGCTTGGCTTTCCTGAACGCGCAGAACTCCGAGGCGGACCTGAAGAACATTCTAGAACCAGGAGCAACGCCACCGGTCGGCTTTTTGGACCCAATGAGTGGAGCCACCCGGACCTCTCTGCGGGCGCTCTTCAGTTCTACCTCTGCACGGAAGGTCCTCGGACAGACCTGAGGTCTACCGGGTCCGGAGACTTCCGAGTCCTCACAAGTCGGCGGAGAGAGTTCTGTGCGCCTGGCATCCGCGAGATGCAACGGTTCCCTGTAGATATCCTGCGGGGGACACGGCATGTCAGCGTGTCCCCCACATGGAGCGCACCCATCTGGGCGTCCGCTGGGCAGGGGGCTGGGTATGTCAATCATGCGTGCGGGTGGCACTGCGAGGCAAGTCCGATCGCACTCGTGATGCTGCGAGGAGgaccccggcccgcagagagggCACGGGGCGAGCTCCGATAAGGTGCGTTTTGCTTCCCGGCGGATCGGCAGCTCCGTGGCGTCACCGAAGCTTACGGAACATTCTGGACGGACACATTCAGGCTGATGCAACGGTGTCCCTGTTGTTGTAGACAAATGACTCCTGGGGACTTGAAGCACTCCGGACGCCATCCATGCTTCCCACCTAGGCAGAACATTCGAGAAATGAGGTGGTATTCTTAGATGGCATTCATGGCTCTTTTGagcgagccgttcaaaagacttggATCACTTTACCGTGAATTCCAGACTACAAACCGCTACTTTTCCCCCCTACACTACGCACCCTGTGGCTCATAAGCCGGTGCCGcggatttatggatttttcttcgctgacagccataataaaaatagtttacaaaaaacaagaaaatacacagagaaggtgttttattgttcgtgctCTGGCGCCTTCCATTTagcgctttcaaccggaagtcaaAGTGCCATTTAGTCTtctcgccgtccatagcgtttctactcgtttggatccttcattcatcactccaagcaacgtttgtaagttttacaatataactaaaacaattctcacttactaaagcgtcccatgtgtgttgTCTGTAGGAGTGTGTTCATGCACATTTGCACGTGCTATCGGAATGCAGAGAAGCCAGCTAGCGTCGTtagtattagctaatatgctaacatgtttacgagtgtctgtgttagtcttattaacttacaacggcactcTTTTTGTatctgtttcagtttcacaaattcctcagtaaattcaccaaaacgtcaccgttgactttttgagtctgtttagctaattggaaagctagcttccgcagctagtgagtccatgacgatgacttatgttttgtttgatcagccgttttactgccgtgcgaCAGAcataacaattaaggtatgtaaatatacatttacgGAATATTTCTATGTAAATAACTCAGTTcataacatatatatctgcggcttatagtcaggtgcggcttatatatgggaaaCATGTACGGCTTAAATACTGGTGCACTGTAAAGTCTGAAAAAgatggtatttgttctgtttttttcCAAGACACTTGTTTTAATCGAGGAAACAATTACTGGTAGCAGTTATAAGATAAGATGTGGATCAGAATGATTACACATTTACTCGAGTAATACTCTACTGGTGAGCATTGTTTTCAAATAGTAtacttttatttgtattgtgTTTTAGATGTAAAGATTCCGTAAAGTGTTGCCATAtccaggcctgggccgataaatgTTGCTGGaggatatattgacctacaaattattgctgataaacGGGGTTATTCTTATCATTATTCTTCTTAGAaacaaattaaccactgatgtcaTGATAATACATACtagtaataataatgcaagtataccctttcaaatgcaacaCACTAGTAATTCAATTGTAATTACAATTTTATcttttaaatagaaaaataaacataataaaaatatacTCAGTTACCAAATAAATATCATAACCAAAAGCAACAAAATATGTTCCGTGTCTGTTCAGCAGCGGGTGGGGGACTTCTCCAAAAACGCAACCAAAACAAAATAGAAAATGGCTGATTACCATTAatatcgcggtattgttgaatgtcctcaaaaagtacttatgcaCACAAATCTTTtaacaaagttgtatttttttaataattaaaataaatagccAACAATAGACTTTTTGGCAGAGGAAACAAAATATTGCTGTCTTCTAATGTGTTTAAATAAGTTTGTCTTCTTCCATTTTAGTTTGTAAACATTTCAgaatggttttttttattacaaaacctGAACGcagtgaagttggcgcgttgtgtaattcaaaaataaaaacagaataaaggatttccaaatccttttcaacttctattcaattgaatagactgcaaagacaagatatttaatgctcCAACTGaaaaactttactttttttttggtgcaaataatcattaacttagaatttaaaggcagcaacacattgcaaaaaagttgacacaggagcatttttaccactgtgttatatggcctttccttttaacaacactcagtaaacgtcggggaactgaggagacacatttttgaagcttttcaggtggaattctttcccattcttgcttgatgtacagcttaagttgttcaacagtccgggggtctccgttatggtattttaggcttcataatgcgccacacattttcaatgggagacaggtctggactacagacaggccagtctagtacccgcactcttttactattaagccacgctgttgtaacacttgcagaatgtggcttggcattgtcttgctgaaataagcaggggcgtccatgataacaatgcttggatggcaacatatgttgctccaaaacctgtatgaa encodes the following:
- the LOC133570589 gene encoding uncharacterized protein, with product MASGVLQVPRSHLSTTTGTPLHQPECVRPECSVSFGDATELPIRREAKRTLSELAPCPLCGPGSSSQHHECDRTCLAVPPARMIDIPSPLPSGRPDGCAPCGGHADMPCPPQDIYREPLHLADARRTELSPPTCEDSEVSGPGRPQVCPRTFRAEVELKSARREVRVAPLIGSKKPTGGVAPGSRMFFRSASEFCAFRKAKQTMKARTKGKSPSETTTTLQRRQKKSYPCRVCGKLFLHHLSLDAHYTATSCVGAAHKGKAKEAHLTEHTPNHRAKTGLPGRPSKAEEPRLDFPCSSCTKVFPLQSQLREHAQLHDSSQASRECSVCAQELHAFKRAPSRRKRSYHCLPCREGFSALDSFLEHCQEHLRARGDEDEDEEEDGVVMVGYKHQAGEA